One Novosphingobium sp. G106 DNA segment encodes these proteins:
- a CDS encoding sensor histidine kinase KdpD produces MNVPMASPGTIRAISDGADCLVSADKAIAALQLRCGGELPGTIAVPALLEVVRKARRYGLKLARTIQAQDGSSAITAWVEVEPIAGEDAGCEILLRNWQSAPLAAEDAAEAEERRGEIDRHFAELTARLDAGQRVLTVEAEGPDLAALAAAMEAGFGRPWTDFVAIPGNHQQPMHWRLLDGGEVAVPGSTRSWRASLFPQQGLGEEPAGFELCLVSRDLPTSVLEVPRSKPVPARDRLVGREIAPVLRQPLARIIANAETIRSRLAGPLAEDYANYAADIAAAGQHLLALVEDLSDMEVVEADDFSTAPDRIDLADVARQAAGILGVRAREKGITLDPPRAGESLPAIAEFRRVLQVLINLVTNAIRYSPEDSQVWIRLEAGDGEESGRARVIVADQGPGLSEADQARVFEKFERLGRSGDGGSGLGLYISRRLARAMGGDLTVEAAPGQGARFILEVPADFGSAETDEGALPPPAEPDQH; encoded by the coding sequence ATGAACGTGCCGATGGCCAGCCCCGGAACGATCCGCGCGATCAGCGATGGCGCCGATTGCCTCGTCTCCGCCGACAAGGCGATCGCGGCGCTGCAACTGCGCTGCGGCGGCGAGCTGCCGGGGACGATCGCGGTGCCGGCGCTGCTCGAAGTCGTGCGCAAGGCGCGGCGTTATGGCCTGAAACTGGCGCGGACGATCCAGGCGCAAGACGGCTCGAGCGCGATCACCGCCTGGGTTGAGGTCGAGCCGATCGCCGGCGAGGATGCCGGCTGCGAGATCCTGCTGCGCAACTGGCAATCGGCCCCGCTCGCCGCCGAAGACGCCGCGGAGGCCGAGGAGCGCCGCGGCGAGATCGACCGTCATTTCGCCGAACTGACCGCCCGGCTCGATGCCGGGCAGCGCGTGCTGACGGTGGAGGCCGAAGGGCCCGACCTCGCGGCACTGGCTGCGGCGATGGAAGCGGGCTTCGGCCGGCCCTGGACCGATTTCGTGGCCATTCCCGGCAACCACCAGCAGCCGATGCACTGGCGCCTGCTCGACGGCGGCGAAGTCGCGGTGCCGGGCTCGACGCGCTCCTGGCGCGCCAGCCTGTTCCCGCAGCAAGGGCTCGGCGAGGAGCCGGCGGGCTTCGAGCTGTGCCTCGTCTCGCGCGACCTGCCCACATCGGTACTCGAAGTGCCGCGAAGCAAACCCGTGCCGGCGCGCGACCGCCTGGTCGGCCGCGAGATCGCGCCGGTGCTGCGCCAGCCGCTCGCGCGGATCATCGCCAATGCCGAGACGATCCGCTCGCGCCTCGCCGGACCGCTGGCAGAGGACTATGCCAACTACGCCGCCGACATCGCCGCGGCCGGGCAGCACCTGCTGGCCTTGGTCGAGGACCTCAGCGACATGGAAGTGGTCGAGGCCGACGATTTCTCGACCGCGCCCGACCGCATCGATCTCGCCGACGTCGCGCGCCAGGCTGCGGGCATCCTCGGCGTCCGCGCGCGGGAAAAGGGCATTACCCTCGATCCGCCGCGTGCAGGCGAGAGCCTGCCGGCGATCGCCGAGTTTCGGCGCGTGTTGCAGGTGCTGATCAACCTCGTGACCAATGCGATCCGCTATTCGCCCGAGGATTCGCAGGTGTGGATCCGGCTCGAGGCCGGCGACGGTGAAGAATCCGGCCGTGCCCGGGTGATCGTCGCGGACCAGGGACCGGGCCTGTCAGAGGCCGATCAGGCGCGCGTCTTCGAGAAGTTCGAACGGCTCGGCCGCAGCGGCGACGGCGGTTCGGGGCTGGGGCTCTATATCTCGCGGCGCCTGGCACGCGCGATGGGCGGCGACCTGACCGTCGAGGCGGCGCCGGGGCAGGGCGCGCGGTTCATTCTGGAAGTGCCCGCCGATTTCGGTTCCGCGGAAACGGACGAGGGCGCGTTACCGCCGCCGGCTGAGCCAGATCAGCACTAG
- a CDS encoding citrate synthase, giving the protein MGNQAKLTAGGKDFDYPVLSGSIGPDVIDIRKLYGQTGMFTYDPGFTSTASCESALTYIDGDEGVLLHRGYPIGQLAENSSFMEVSYLLLNGELPSKTELDEFDRTITRHTMLHEQLMSFYKGFRRDAHPMAIMCGVVGALSAFYHDSTDIADPVHRRISSHRLIAKMPTIAAAAYKYSVGQPFLYPDNSLSYTGNFLRMTFGVPAEEYEVVPAVEKAMDRIFILHADHEQNASTSTVRLAGSSGANPFACIAAGIACLWGPAHGGANEAALEMLKEIGRPERIPEYIERAKDKNDPFRLMGFGHRVYKNYDPRATVMQKTVREVFDALKVNDPLFETALRLEEIALSDPYFIEKKLFPNVDFYSGIILSAIGFPTTMFTALFALARTVGWVAQWNEMISDPGQKIGRPRQLYTGPAQRDYLPVDKR; this is encoded by the coding sequence GTGGGCAATCAAGCTAAACTGACCGCGGGCGGCAAGGACTTCGACTATCCGGTTCTCAGCGGGAGCATCGGACCGGACGTCATCGACATCCGCAAGCTCTATGGCCAGACGGGCATGTTCACCTATGACCCCGGCTTCACCTCGACCGCGAGCTGCGAAAGCGCGCTGACCTATATCGACGGCGACGAGGGCGTGCTGCTCCACCGCGGCTACCCGATCGGCCAGCTGGCCGAAAATTCGTCGTTCATGGAAGTCAGCTACCTGCTGCTGAACGGCGAACTGCCGAGCAAGACCGAGCTCGACGAGTTCGACCGCACGATCACCCGCCACACGATGCTGCACGAGCAGCTGATGAGCTTCTACAAGGGCTTCCGCCGTGACGCGCACCCGATGGCGATAATGTGCGGCGTCGTCGGCGCACTCTCGGCCTTCTACCACGATTCGACCGACATCGCCGATCCGGTGCACCGCCGCATCAGCTCGCACCGCCTGATCGCCAAGATGCCGACGATCGCCGCGGCCGCCTACAAGTATTCGGTCGGCCAGCCCTTCCTCTATCCCGACAACTCGCTGTCCTACACGGGCAACTTCCTGCGCATGACCTTCGGCGTGCCGGCGGAAGAATACGAGGTGGTGCCGGCAGTCGAGAAGGCGATGGACCGCATCTTCATCCTGCACGCCGATCATGAGCAGAACGCCTCGACCTCGACCGTGCGCCTCGCCGGTTCGTCGGGCGCCAATCCCTTTGCCTGCATCGCCGCCGGCATCGCCTGCCTTTGGGGCCCGGCACACGGCGGCGCCAACGAGGCGGCGCTCGAGATGCTCAAGGAAATCGGCCGCCCCGAGCGCATTCCCGAGTATATCGAGCGCGCCAAGGACAAGAACGATCCGTTCCGCCTGATGGGCTTCGGCCACCGCGTCTACAAGAACTACGATCCGCGCGCGACGGTCATGCAGAAGACCGTCCGTGAGGTGTTCGATGCGCTCAAGGTCAACGATCCGCTGTTCGAGACCGCGCTGCGTCTCGAGGAGATCGCGCTCAGCGATCCCTACTTCATCGAGAAGAAGCTGTTCCCGAACGTCGATTTCTATTCGGGCATCATCCTCTCGGCGATCGGCTTCCCGACGACGATGTTCACCGCGCTCTTCGCGCTTGCCCGCACGGTCGGCTGGGTGGCGCAGTGGAACGAAATGATCTCCGATCCCGGCCAGAAGATCGGCCGCCCGCGCCAGCTCTACACCGGCCCGGCGCAGCGCGACTATCTGCCGGTCGACAAGCGCTAA
- the gltX gene encoding glutamate--tRNA ligase produces the protein MASDSDSGAGAAKGRPGASRVVTRFAPSPTGYLHIGGARTALFNWLFARHHGGKYLLRIEDTDRARSTEPAIEAIFDGLRWLGIDGDEPATFQFARSERHAEVAQALLDGGNAYKCYLTPEELTARREKAQAERRPFRIDSEWRDCDPATAPAGAPFVVRIKAPREGETVIEDLVQGKVTVSNAEIDDFVLLRSDGTPTYMLAVVVDDHDMGVTHVIRGDDHLNNAFRQLAIIHGMGWDVPIYAHVPLIHGSDGAKLSKRHGALGVDAYRDDMGILPEALFNYLLRLGWGHGDDEFIAREQAVEWFDIVHVGKSPSRFDTAKLLNLNGHYIREADDARLAALAAERMDGQVASDLDRDLLTRAMPFLKVRAKDLLELAASAAFLFAQRPLSLDAKAEALLTPDARTLLGRIRDRLAGENGWTSEGLEASLKSMAEEIGLGLGKLAQPLRAALTGQTTSPGIFDVLTLLGREESLARIGAQADTPEAGQI, from the coding sequence ATGGCAAGCGATAGCGACAGCGGCGCAGGAGCGGCCAAGGGCCGCCCCGGTGCTTCTCGCGTCGTCACGCGCTTCGCCCCCTCGCCCACCGGCTATCTCCACATCGGCGGCGCGCGGACCGCGCTGTTCAACTGGCTGTTCGCCCGCCACCACGGCGGCAAGTATCTGCTGCGTATCGAGGATACCGACCGCGCCCGCTCGACCGAGCCGGCCATCGAGGCGATCTTCGACGGCCTGCGCTGGCTCGGCATCGACGGCGACGAGCCCGCCACTTTCCAGTTCGCCCGGTCGGAGCGCCATGCAGAAGTAGCCCAGGCGCTGCTCGACGGCGGCAATGCCTACAAATGCTACCTGACGCCCGAGGAACTGACCGCTCGCCGCGAGAAGGCCCAGGCCGAGCGCCGCCCCTTCCGCATCGATAGCGAATGGCGCGATTGCGATCCCGCCACCGCCCCGGCCGGTGCGCCTTTCGTCGTGCGCATCAAGGCCCCGCGCGAGGGCGAGACGGTGATCGAGGACCTCGTCCAGGGCAAGGTCACGGTCAGCAATGCCGAGATCGACGATTTCGTCCTGCTGCGCTCCGACGGCACGCCGACCTATATGCTCGCAGTGGTGGTTGACGACCACGACATGGGCGTGACCCACGTCATCCGCGGCGACGACCATCTCAACAACGCCTTCCGCCAGTTGGCGATCATCCACGGGATGGGCTGGGACGTGCCGATTTACGCGCACGTGCCGCTGATCCACGGGTCGGACGGCGCGAAGCTGTCGAAGCGCCACGGCGCGCTCGGCGTCGATGCCTATCGCGATGACATGGGCATCCTGCCCGAAGCGCTATTCAACTATCTGCTGCGGCTCGGCTGGGGCCATGGTGACGACGAGTTCATCGCGCGTGAACAGGCGGTCGAGTGGTTCGACATCGTCCATGTCGGCAAGAGCCCCTCGCGCTTCGACACGGCCAAGCTGCTCAACCTCAACGGCCACTATATCCGCGAGGCCGACGACGCGCGCCTGGCCGCGCTTGCCGCCGAGCGCATGGACGGCCAAGTGGCGTCGGACCTCGATCGCGACCTGCTGACCCGTGCCATGCCGTTCCTCAAGGTGCGCGCCAAGGACCTGCTGGAACTGGCCGCCAGCGCCGCCTTCCTCTTCGCTCAGCGGCCGCTGTCGCTCGACGCCAAGGCCGAAGCCCTGCTCACGCCCGACGCGCGGACCCTGCTCGGCCGCATCCGGGACAGGCTGGCAGGCGAAAACGGCTGGACAAGCGAAGGGCTGGAAGCCAGTCTCAAGTCAATGGCTGAGGAGATCGGGTTGGGCCTTGGCAAGCTCGCCCAGCCGCTACGAGCGGCTCTGACGGGACAGACGACGTCACCGGGTATTTTCGATGTTCTGACATTGCTCGGGCGGGAAGAAAGTCTGGCGCGGATCGGCGCCCAGGCAGACACCCCCGAAGCAGGACAAATCTGA
- a CDS encoding ComEC/Rec2 family competence protein has protein sequence MAGFERGPWLAVAFAGGIAAWFALANRWEWLALLALCCAVALASLAGLRGNGLFPHLRQSLASLALLVGAGCIVVWAKSELAGARPIERPLVAEIAGVVLDREPRPAEGRVRLLLAMREPGSGRAIRVRVTVPIENDRPELSEGASVSLKARLMPPAPPMLPGAYDFARTAWFAGIAATGSALGPVKVTRPGEGGGWLERTQARLSGHVRQRLGGSAGAIATAFASGDRGAIAKEDDEAMRDAGLSHLLSISGLHVSAVVGAAYLVALRLLALWPWLALRVRLPLVAAGAGAGAGVFYTLLTGAEVPTVRSCIGAVLVLAALALGREPLSMRMVAVAAFFVLLFWPEAVVGPSFQMSFAAVIAIVALHGAAPVRAFLAPREEGWTIHLMRQLAMLLVTGVVIELAIMPIGLFHFHRAGIYGALANVVAIPLTTVVTMPLIALALALDLVGAGAPAWWLTGKSLDLMLALAHWVADQPGAVTTLPAMGRVSIALFVAGGLWLALWRGRARLWGLVPVLIATASLAAIRAPDVLVSGDGRHVGIVEANGDLLVLREQKSEFVRDNLTELAGMDGELRLLADWPGALCNRDFCVVTLSRGGRDWQFLIGRGHDPVAERELAAACDRVDIVISDRWLPNSCRPAILKADRRMLTRTGGLAIDLTRPGVTTVAETQGEHGWWQVAKPRPRPTIPSSAPPVKAPSSNSAAVGDMKPKEPVAPAKAGA, from the coding sequence ATGGCCGGCTTCGAGCGAGGACCGTGGCTGGCCGTGGCCTTTGCTGGAGGCATCGCGGCCTGGTTCGCATTAGCCAATCGCTGGGAGTGGCTGGCGCTGCTCGCCCTGTGCTGCGCGGTGGCGTTGGCGAGCTTGGCGGGGCTGCGCGGCAACGGTCTTTTTCCCCATCTGCGTCAGTCGCTGGCGAGCCTGGCCCTGCTCGTCGGCGCGGGGTGCATCGTCGTCTGGGCCAAGTCCGAGCTGGCCGGCGCGCGTCCGATCGAGCGGCCGCTGGTGGCCGAGATCGCGGGGGTGGTGCTGGATCGCGAGCCCCGGCCGGCGGAGGGTCGCGTGCGGCTGCTGCTGGCGATGCGCGAGCCCGGCAGCGGCCGAGCGATCCGCGTGCGGGTGACCGTGCCGATCGAGAACGATAGGCCCGAACTCAGCGAGGGCGCGAGCGTCAGCTTGAAGGCGCGGCTGATGCCGCCCGCGCCGCCGATGCTGCCGGGCGCCTACGACTTCGCGCGGACCGCCTGGTTCGCCGGGATCGCCGCGACGGGCAGTGCATTGGGGCCGGTGAAGGTGACCAGACCGGGCGAGGGCGGCGGCTGGCTCGAGCGAACCCAGGCGCGCCTTTCCGGGCACGTCCGGCAGCGGCTCGGTGGTTCGGCCGGTGCGATCGCCACGGCTTTCGCCAGCGGCGACCGCGGCGCGATCGCCAAGGAAGACGACGAGGCGATGCGCGATGCGGGCCTGAGCCATCTGCTGTCGATCAGCGGGCTGCACGTCAGCGCGGTGGTCGGCGCGGCCTATCTGGTGGCGCTGCGCCTGCTGGCGCTGTGGCCGTGGTTGGCGCTGCGCGTGCGGTTGCCGCTGGTGGCGGCCGGCGCGGGTGCCGGGGCCGGCGTGTTCTATACGCTGCTGACCGGGGCCGAGGTGCCGACCGTGCGCTCGTGCATCGGCGCGGTGCTCGTACTGGCGGCGCTGGCGCTGGGGCGCGAGCCGCTATCGATGCGGATGGTCGCGGTCGCGGCGTTCTTCGTCCTGCTGTTCTGGCCCGAGGCCGTGGTCGGCCCAAGCTTCCAGATGAGCTTCGCCGCGGTAATCGCGATCGTCGCGCTGCACGGCGCTGCGCCGGTGCGGGCCTTCCTGGCGCCGCGCGAGGAGGGATGGACCATCCACCTGATGCGCCAGTTGGCGATGCTGCTGGTGACCGGCGTGGTCATCGAGCTGGCGATCATGCCGATCGGCCTGTTCCACTTTCACCGTGCGGGGATCTACGGCGCGCTGGCCAATGTCGTGGCGATCCCGCTTACGACGGTGGTGACCATGCCGCTGATCGCGCTCGCGCTGGCGCTCGATCTCGTCGGTGCCGGCGCGCCGGCCTGGTGGCTGACGGGCAAGTCGCTCGATCTGATGCTTGCTCTGGCGCACTGGGTCGCCGATCAGCCCGGTGCGGTGACGACACTGCCGGCGATGGGGCGAGTCAGCATCGCGTTGTTCGTCGCCGGCGGGCTCTGGCTGGCGCTCTGGCGCGGCAGGGCACGGCTCTGGGGGCTGGTGCCGGTGCTGATCGCGACCGCCTCGCTGGCGGCAATCCGCGCGCCCGACGTGCTCGTCTCGGGCGACGGGCGGCATGTCGGGATCGTCGAAGCGAACGGCGACCTGCTGGTCCTGCGTGAGCAGAAGAGCGAGTTCGTCCGCGACAACCTGACCGAGCTTGCGGGCATGGACGGCGAACTGCGCCTGCTGGCCGACTGGCCGGGCGCGCTGTGCAACCGTGATTTCTGCGTCGTGACGCTGAGCCGCGGTGGCCGCGACTGGCAATTCCTGATCGGGCGCGGCCACGATCCCGTGGCCGAACGCGAGCTCGCCGCCGCCTGCGACCGCGTCGATATCGTGATCTCGGACCGGTGGCTACCGAACTCCTGCCGTCCGGCGATACTCAAGGCCGACCGGCGGATGTTGACGCGCACGGGCGGCTTGGCGATCGATCTGACGCGGCCGGGCGTGACGACGGTGGCCGAGACGCAGGGCGAGCATGGCTGGTGGCAGGTAGCGAAACCGCGGCCGCGTCCGACAATTCCTTCGTCGGCCCCGCCGGTGAAAGCCCCGTCTTCAAACAGTGCGGCAGTCGGAGACATGAAGCCCAAAGAGCCCGTCGCTCCTGCGAAGGCAGGGGCCTAA
- the lexA gene encoding transcriptional repressor LexA — translation MLTRKQHELIRFIQTRLEESGVSPSFEEMKEALDLKSKSGVHRLISALEERGFIRRLPNRARALEVLKQPEDISAGKTAVRAAANSNTALTALKPALAAPREPANDVIELPLHGRIAAGVPIEALEGQATLPVPAALLGPGEHYALEVSGDSMIEAGILDGDFALIRRTNTARDGEIVVALVRGEEATLKYLRHEKGMVWLDPANSAYEPQIYRDSEVEVQGKLAGLLRRYH, via the coding sequence ATGCTGACTCGCAAGCAGCACGAGTTAATCCGTTTCATCCAGACCCGGCTCGAGGAGAGCGGCGTCTCGCCCTCGTTCGAGGAGATGAAGGAAGCGCTGGACCTCAAGTCGAAGTCGGGCGTGCACCGGCTGATCTCGGCACTCGAGGAGCGCGGTTTCATCCGCCGCCTGCCTAACCGTGCCCGGGCGCTCGAAGTACTCAAGCAGCCCGAGGATATCAGCGCGGGCAAGACCGCCGTTCGGGCCGCGGCCAACAGCAATACGGCGCTGACCGCGCTCAAGCCCGCACTGGCGGCACCGCGCGAACCGGCGAACGACGTCATCGAGCTCCCGCTGCACGGCCGCATCGCCGCGGGCGTGCCGATCGAGGCGCTCGAAGGCCAGGCAACCCTGCCCGTCCCCGCGGCGTTGCTCGGTCCCGGAGAGCATTACGCGCTCGAAGTCTCGGGTGATTCGATGATCGAGGCCGGCATTCTCGACGGCGACTTCGCGCTGATCCGCCGCACCAACACCGCCCGTGACGGCGAGATCGTTGTCGCGCTGGTCCGCGGCGAGGAAGCGACGCTCAAGTACCTGCGCCACGAAAAGGGCATGGTCTGGCTCGATCCGGCTAATTCCGCCTACGAGCCGCAGATCTACCGCGACAGCGAAGTCGAGGTCCAGGGCAAGCTCGCGGGGCTGCTGCGCCGCTATCACTGA
- a CDS encoding molybdopterin molybdotransferase MoeA, which yields MKEPPLPLEEAQARLLALATPLPIEHVDVEGALGRYLAQPVGARRTQPAADLSAMDGYAMAGGDLAGPWHVIGESAAGHPYAGEVRPGTAARISTGAVMPAGASVVILQEDLAREGDRLTLTGEAPQPEDKHIRRCGLDFALGGEVLAAGTRIGPAQAALAISAGHSHLAVRRAPRVAVLDSGDELALDFESCAAHQVPASNGMMLAAMARALCCEVERIGPVPDQMDSLAAALERASEADVIVTSGGASVGDHDLVRPALLAWGAELDFWRVAIKPGKPILVATRGKQLIIGLPGNPVSSHVTAFLFLLPLLRALLGAADPLPRRIRTTLASPLRAGGSRREFLRANWDGTSVTAQAIQDSGAIAPLAASNVLIDRLAKAPAADPGDPVTAYLLENGGIA from the coding sequence GTGAAGGAACCACCGCTGCCGCTCGAGGAAGCCCAGGCGCGCCTGCTCGCTCTGGCAACCCCGCTGCCGATCGAGCACGTCGACGTCGAGGGTGCGCTAGGACGCTATCTCGCCCAGCCCGTCGGAGCGCGCCGCACCCAGCCCGCCGCCGATCTCTCGGCCATGGACGGCTATGCCATGGCCGGGGGCGACCTCGCCGGGCCGTGGCACGTGATCGGCGAGAGCGCGGCGGGCCACCCCTACGCCGGCGAAGTCCGCCCCGGAACAGCAGCACGCATCTCGACCGGCGCCGTGATGCCCGCCGGCGCGAGCGTGGTGATCCTCCAGGAAGACCTCGCGCGTGAGGGCGATCGCTTGACACTGACCGGCGAGGCGCCGCAGCCTGAGGACAAGCATATCCGCCGCTGCGGTCTCGATTTCGCGCTCGGCGGAGAAGTCCTCGCCGCCGGCACGCGGATCGGCCCGGCCCAGGCTGCGCTCGCAATTTCCGCCGGGCACAGCCACCTCGCCGTGCGCCGTGCACCGCGCGTCGCCGTGCTCGACAGCGGCGACGAACTGGCACTCGATTTCGAATCCTGCGCCGCACACCAGGTTCCCGCGAGCAACGGCATGATGCTCGCCGCCATGGCGCGCGCGCTGTGCTGCGAGGTCGAGCGGATCGGTCCGGTGCCGGACCAGATGGACTCCCTCGCCGCCGCACTCGAACGAGCATCGGAAGCCGACGTCATCGTCACCAGCGGCGGCGCTTCGGTGGGCGATCACGATCTCGTTCGCCCGGCGCTTTTAGCCTGGGGCGCAGAGCTCGACTTCTGGCGCGTGGCGATCAAGCCGGGCAAACCCATTCTCGTAGCAACACGTGGCAAGCAATTGATAATAGGACTTCCCGGCAATCCGGTGTCGAGCCACGTCACTGCCTTCCTGTTCCTGCTGCCACTGCTGCGCGCGCTGCTCGGCGCCGCCGATCCGCTGCCCCGCCGCATTCGCACGACACTGGCCAGCCCGCTACGCGCCGGTGGTTCGCGCCGCGAATTCCTCCGCGCCAACTGGGACGGGACCAGCGTCACCGCGCAGGCGATCCAGGACAGCGGCGCGATCGCGCCGCTCGCCGCCAGCAACGTGCTGATCGACCGCCTGGCCAAGGCCCCCGCGGCCGACCCTGGCGACCCGGTAACCGCCTACCTGCTCGAAAATGGCGGAATCGCCTGA
- the moaC gene encoding cyclic pyranopterin monophosphate synthase MoaC has product MTDNKNQLTHLDNQGNARMVDVGGKAATQRVAIASGRIRMSPQALAAIRDGEVPKGDVLAAARIAGIMAAKKTGELIPLCHPLALDAVTVDFAFEEGAVRATATTSLTAKTGVEMEAMTATSIALLTIYDMAKAVDKGMVIEDVRLIEKRGGKSGDWKAEL; this is encoded by the coding sequence ATGACCGATAACAAGAACCAACTCACCCATCTCGACAACCAGGGCAACGCGCGCATGGTCGACGTCGGCGGCAAGGCTGCGACGCAGCGCGTGGCTATCGCCTCGGGCCGCATCCGCATGTCGCCGCAGGCACTGGCCGCCATCCGCGACGGGGAAGTGCCCAAAGGCGACGTGCTCGCCGCGGCGCGGATCGCCGGAATCATGGCGGCCAAGAAGACCGGCGAACTGATCCCGCTCTGCCACCCGCTGGCACTCGACGCGGTGACGGTCGATTTCGCTTTCGAGGAAGGCGCCGTCCGCGCCACGGCTACGACCTCGTTGACCGCCAAGACCGGTGTCGAAATGGAAGCTATGACAGCAACTTCCATCGCACTCCTGACAATCTACGACATGGCCAAGGCGGTCGACAAGGGCATGGTGATCGAAGACGTGCGGCTGATCGAGAAACGCGGCGGCAAGTCCGGCGACTGGAAGGCGGAACTGTGA
- a CDS encoding phytanoyl-CoA dioxygenase family protein: MTHLADDQVEAFITDGFVRIDNTFPAELAAEARTILWRDMELDPADSAGWTRPVVRLGHYAQAPFRVAANTPPLHAAFDRLVGPGGWQPPAALGTFVVRFPSPEPPGDDGWHVDASFGADNPDFMEWRLNVASRGRALLMLFLFSDIDELDAPTRLRVGSHIDIARRLAPAGDEGLSLRDLAEDDFAGSAKRPEALATGKAGTVYLCHPFLVHAGQPNRNGQPRFLAQPPLLPTLPMALERQDGSHVPVETAIRRAIGRD, translated from the coding sequence ATGACCCACCTTGCCGACGATCAGGTCGAAGCCTTCATCACGGATGGTTTCGTGCGGATCGACAACACCTTTCCGGCCGAACTGGCGGCGGAAGCGCGGACGATTCTCTGGCGCGACATGGAACTCGACCCCGCGGATTCCGCCGGCTGGACCCGCCCCGTCGTCCGGCTCGGCCACTATGCGCAAGCTCCGTTCCGTGTGGCAGCGAACACGCCGCCGCTGCATGCCGCGTTCGACCGGCTGGTCGGTCCCGGCGGCTGGCAACCGCCGGCCGCATTGGGCACTTTCGTGGTCCGCTTTCCGTCACCCGAGCCGCCCGGCGACGACGGCTGGCATGTCGACGCTAGCTTCGGCGCGGACAATCCCGATTTCATGGAATGGCGCCTCAACGTCGCGAGCCGCGGCCGTGCCCTGCTGATGCTGTTCCTCTTCTCGGACATCGACGAGCTCGACGCACCGACCCGCCTGCGCGTGGGCTCGCATATCGACATCGCGCGGCGCCTCGCCCCTGCCGGCGACGAAGGGCTGTCGCTGCGCGATCTGGCCGAGGACGATTTCGCCGGATCGGCCAAACGGCCCGAAGCGCTGGCGACGGGAAAGGCGGGGACGGTTTATCTCTGTCACCCCTTCCTCGTCCATGCCGGTCAGCCGAATCGCAACGGACAGCCGCGTTTCCTCGCGCAGCCGCCGCTGCTTCCTACCTTGCCTATGGCGCTCGAACGCCAGGACGGAAGCCACGTTCCGGTCGAGACCGCGATCCGCCGGGCGATCGGCCGCGACTGA
- a CDS encoding Lrp/AsnC family transcriptional regulator, whose product MTQYYAMTGAMYARNGAFIAAKTQGFTTMDAIDGKILRELSRDGRVSNVDLAERVGLSPSACSRRVQELERNGTIRGYRAVLDPIATGGGLTVYVTVGLSRHTMDQQRSFEQAIAASPDVRECHNVTGSIEYILRVEVADLASYKHFHTEVLGALPQVSTITSYMVLESPKDERA is encoded by the coding sequence ATGACGCAATACTACGCGATGACAGGCGCAATGTACGCGCGTAATGGAGCATTCATCGCCGCCAAGACACAAGGTTTCACCACAATGGATGCTATCGACGGAAAAATATTGCGCGAGCTTTCGCGCGATGGCCGCGTGAGCAACGTCGATCTGGCCGAGCGAGTCGGCCTGTCGCCCTCGGCCTGCTCGCGGCGCGTCCAGGAACTCGAGCGTAACGGGACGATCCGCGGCTATCGCGCAGTCCTCGATCCCATTGCGACGGGCGGCGGCCTTACGGTCTATGTCACCGTCGGCCTCTCGCGCCACACGATGGACCAGCAACGCTCCTTCGAGCAGGCCATCGCCGCCTCGCCCGACGTGCGCGAGTGCCACAACGTCACCGGCTCGATCGAATATATCCTGCGCGTCGAAGTCGCCGACCTCGCCAGCTACAAGCATTTCCACACCGAAGTGCTCGGTGCCCTGCCCCAGGTCAGCACGATCACCTCCTACATGGTGCTGGAATCGCCCAAGGACGAGCGCGCATGA
- a CDS encoding LysE family translocator yields MLSAETLLALAAFAFVSSITPGPNNLMLMASGTNFGLARTVPHMLGVGIGFMLMIFLVGAGLGGVFALVPGSMLALKVASTVYLLYLAYKIATSAAPRIDDDASGSRPFTFLQAAAFQWVNPKAWTMALTAAAVYLPKDDRWLAVAVVAVVFGLVNIPSVTVWAAAGVQLRRLLHRPQAYRAFNIAAALLLVASLYPVLLPSGAAH; encoded by the coding sequence ATGCTTTCCGCCGAGACCCTTCTGGCCCTGGCCGCCTTCGCTTTCGTGTCTTCGATCACGCCGGGGCCGAACAACCTGATGCTGATGGCGTCGGGGACCAATTTCGGTCTCGCGCGGACCGTGCCGCATATGCTGGGCGTCGGCATCGGCTTCATGCTGATGATCTTCCTGGTCGGCGCAGGGCTCGGCGGGGTGTTCGCGCTCGTGCCTGGCTCGATGCTTGCGCTCAAGGTCGCGAGCACGGTCTATCTGCTCTACCTAGCTTACAAGATCGCAACGTCGGCGGCGCCGCGCATTGATGACGATGCCAGCGGTTCGCGGCCTTTCACGTTCCTGCAAGCAGCGGCTTTCCAGTGGGTGAACCCGAAGGCCTGGACCATGGCGCTGACCGCGGCCGCGGTTTACTTGCCTAAGGACGACCGCTGGCTCGCGGTCGCGGTCGTCGCCGTGGTGTTCGGCCTGGTCAATATCCCATCCGTCACCGTCTGGGCGGCCGCCGGGGTGCAATTGCGCCGCCTGCTGCACCGTCCGCAGGCCTACCGTGCGTTCAACATCGCTGCAGCGCTGCTGCTGGTCGCATCGCTCTATCCGGTGCTGCTGCCGAGCGGCGCAGCGCACTAG